The Schistosoma haematobium chromosome 7, whole genome shotgun sequence genome contains a region encoding:
- the WDR55_1 gene encoding WD domain repeat-containing protein 55 (EggNog:ENOG410W1SC~COG:S) gives MMDPSNQLDLKIGLDGISCTDFATVGDKILLAVGTCNGRIRIFDYVDRTKALLQKRWHKTIRCLSFFPKTQNLLISASSQSGLKVHDVISEKQTWACFQAHEKSQISSVLVLEHGQWVTGDENGIIKMWDARKSGPVSVMTPDLENKFDDFFNSINEMAVSSNDSHGTLLAAVDDGTLAVYNIRRRRFEMSSETLGFSARTLTVVKNNTKVLVGTDEGVISVFSWNEFGNICDRFPIHPLRPSKQGQARTAVSGGNSVEKIVKITEDIVAVATDDGVVSAMHILPNRLLGCVGYHIDTANNDTSGADCMTLSIHPTENIIASTFPASSSIKFWNTSKFIEHAENETAELRLPKNQRKLPSTKLKGVKSRRLCLTDANERMEYLEGLLPEKPSILSSNDSENSTSHDDSSSDNDV, from the exons atgatggATCCTTCTAATCAACTAGATCTCAAGATCGGTCTGGATGGCATCAGTTGTACTGACTTCGCGACTGTTGGTGATAAGATTCTACTTGCAGTCGGGACATGTAATGGAAGAATTCGTAT ATTTGATTACGTGGATCGAACAAAGGCGTTACTTCAGAAACGTTGGCATAAAACTATTCGATGCTTGTCTTTTTTCCCTAAAActcaaaatttattaatttcgGCTTCCAGTCAAAGTGGCTTAAAAGTACACGATGTGATTTCTGAAAAACAAACTTGGGCATGTTTTCAAGCTCATGAAAAATCACAAATATCTAGTGTTTTAGTTCTAGAACACGGACAGTGGGTTACAGGTGATGAAAATGGAATTATCAAA ATGTGGGATGCAAGGAAGTCAGGTCCAGTTTCAGTCATGACTCCAGATcttgaaaataaatttgatgATTTTTTCAATTCTATCAATGAAATGGCTGTATCATCGAATGATTCTCATGGAACTTTGTTAGCCGCAGTTGATGATGGAACTTTAGCAGTGTATAATATACGACGTCGACGTTTTGAAATGTCTTCAGAAACACTTGGATTTAGTGCACGTACCTTAACTGTTGttaaa AATAATACAAAAGTTCTTGTCGGCACCGATGAAGGTGTGATTTCTGTGTTCAGTTGGAATGAATTCGGAAATATATGCGATCGTTTCCCTATACATCCTCTTCGACCATCTAAACAAGGTCAGGCTAGAACAGCTGTTTCTGGTGGAAATTCTGTGGAGAAAATAGTCAAAATTACAGAAGATATTGTTGCAGTAGCCACTGATGATGGAGTTGTAAG TGCTATGCATATCCTACCAAATCGTTTGCTTGGATGTGTTGGATATCATATAGACACAGCGAATAATGACACTAGCGGAGCAGATTGTATGACACTGTCTATTCATCCAACAGAGAATATTATTGCATCAACATTTCCGGCTAGTTCTTCAATCAAATTTTGGAATACATCTAAATTTATTGAACATGCTGAAAATGAAACTGCAGAACTTCGATTACCAAAAAATCAACGAAAATTACCAAGTACAAAACTTAAAGGTGTGAAATCACGACGTCTCTGTTTAACTGATGCCAATGAACGTATGGAATATCTTGAAGGTTTACTACCAGAAAAACCAAGCATATTATCTTCAAATGACTCTGAAAATTCTACATCACATGATGATAGTTCTTCAGACAATGATGTGTAA
- the WDR55_1 gene encoding WD domain repeat-containing protein 55, variant 2 (EggNog:ENOG410W1SC~COG:S), with protein MWDARKSGPVSVMTPDLENKFDDFFNSINEMAVSSNDSHGTLLAAVDDGTLAVYNIRRRRFEMSSETLGFSARTLTVVKNNTKVLVGTDEGVISVFSWNEFGNICDRFPIHPLRPSKQGQARTAVSGGNSVEKIVKITEDIVAVATDDGVVSAMHILPNRLLGCVGYHIDTANNDTSGADCMTLSIHPTENIIASTFPASSSIKFWNTSKFIEHAENETAELRLPKNQRKLPSTKLKGVKSRRLCLTDANERMEYLEGLLPEKPSILSSNDSENSTSHDDSSSDNDV; from the exons ATGTGGGATGCAAGGAAGTCAGGTCCAGTTTCAGTCATGACTCCAGATcttgaaaataaatttgatgATTTTTTCAATTCTATCAATGAAATGGCTGTATCATCGAATGATTCTCATGGAACTTTGTTAGCCGCAGTTGATGATGGAACTTTAGCAGTGTATAATATACGACGTCGACGTTTTGAAATGTCTTCAGAAACACTTGGATTTAGTGCACGTACCTTAACTGTTGttaaa AATAATACAAAAGTTCTTGTCGGCACCGATGAAGGTGTGATTTCTGTGTTCAGTTGGAATGAATTCGGAAATATATGCGATCGTTTCCCTATACATCCTCTTCGACCATCTAAACAAGGTCAGGCTAGAACAGCTGTTTCTGGTGGAAATTCTGTGGAGAAAATAGTCAAAATTACAGAAGATATTGTTGCAGTAGCCACTGATGATGGAGTTGTAAG TGCTATGCATATCCTACCAAATCGTTTGCTTGGATGTGTTGGATATCATATAGACACAGCGAATAATGACACTAGCGGAGCAGATTGTATGACACTGTCTATTCATCCAACAGAGAATATTATTGCATCAACATTTCCGGCTAGTTCTTCAATCAAATTTTGGAATACATCTAAATTTATTGAACATGCTGAAAATGAAACTGCAGAACTTCGATTACCAAAAAATCAACGAAAATTACCAAGTACAAAACTTAAAGGTGTGAAATCACGACGTCTCTGTTTAACTGATGCCAATGAACGTATGGAATATCTTGAAGGTTTACTACCAGAAAAACCAAGCATATTATCTTCAAATGACTCTGAAAATTCTACATCACATGATGATAGTTCTTCAGACAATGATGTGTAA
- a CDS encoding hypothetical protein (EggNog:ENOG410V44P~COG:S), giving the protein MCQVLASTGVVTSAQQSYLSTPLSMKSDSSVIEVADSDSDIGCAKSANRNHSLNKLKLNIAINDNKHHHHDESCTRPSNNSVMVPNLCNLDNEPSDANDEDDDEVEIYDDDESVEHHRHRHHKRRQMSNFTYLVDDDADYVDREEEEGEDNTLSHDLAKLDKVSLNSCILHYCVVGF; this is encoded by the coding sequence ATGTGTCAAGTATTAGCTTCAACAGGTGTTGTTACATCTGCGCAACAATCTTATCTTTCCACCCCATTAAGCATGAAATCGGATAGTAGTGTCATAGAGGTTGCAGATAGTGATTCTGATATTGGTTGTGCTAAATCTGCTAATCGGAACCATTCATTGAACAAACTCAAATTAAATATAgcaattaatgataataaacaccATCATCATGATGAATCATGTACTCGACCATCCAATAATTCAGTGATGGTACCGAATTTGTGTAATCTTGACAACGAACCATCTGATGCAAATGacgaagatgatgatgaagttGAAATTTATGATGATGACGAAAGTGTAGAACATCATCGTCATCGTCATCACAAAAGACGACAAATGTCTAACTTCACATATTTGGTTGATGATGATGCTGATTACGTTGACCGAGAGGAGGAGGAGGGGGAGGATAATACATTATCTCATGATTTGGCAAAATTAGATAAAGTAAGTCTGAATTCCTGCATTTTGCATTACTGTGTAGTTGGGTTTTAA